The DNA window GACGGCTCCTGATTTTTACACGGACCACACCGCCTTCAGGCATAGCCTGAACGGAGTTGAGCGTAAGATTTTGAAAGACCTGTGTTAATTGCCCCTTGTCGGCCTTGACGGTAAGTTCCTGTTGTGGAAAATCAAACACCAGTTTCGCTTTTGACCCCCGGGCGGCAAAAACGCAGGCTTCACGAACAATGTCGCCGATTTGAAATGATTCATTGATCGGCATTCCACCTTTGGCAAAAGCAAGGAGCTGCTTGGTAAGGCTCGACGCATCGAGCGCTGCTTTTTCTCCCTGCCGAAGGATCTCTTCAATTTCGGGGTTGTCGTGAAGCTCCATTAATGCAAGTGAGAAACTGGCGGTGATACCGCCGAGAAAATTGTTGAAATCGTGAGCAATTCCCCCGGTTAACTGACCCAGGGCCTCGAGGTTCTGCGCCTTCTGAAGTTCCTGTTCGGTCTTGATTTGTTCACTGATATCACGTACCAGCATGATAATACCGAGTTTGCGTCCCTTGGTGGCAATTTCAGTCTGCGAGAGCAGAAGATGTCCGCTCGTAGTATCTTTCCAGAGGATAAACGGTTCATTCCGGTATTGACGGTTAAATTCATATCCCTTTATGCGTTCCTGAAGTAATCGGACCGTGATTTTATCTTTTGACTCTCCAAAAAGGGAGCAGGCGCTCGAATTTGCCTGCAGAACATCACCCCGAGGATCAAGCAGCAGTATGGCGTCGTCAATATCTTCGAATAAAACACTGAAGGATTGTTCCAGTTGTTCGATATTGGCCGAAAGCAGATGATATTTTGATACTGCATGGTAAATAAAATAGATTTGAATCAGAATTGAAAGCGATGAATAGTGGAGGGCCCGGGGAACGTTGAATAGGGAAGGCAGGATAATAACGAAAAATATCCCCCAGAAACTTGATAATAGCGCGCCAATAAACAGGAGTCCAAGCTGTTTTCCAAACAGGGTCCCCCTGTTCTTCCGCATAAAGAAATAACAAAGAAAGAGTGCATACAAGCCGGGGATTTCGACCGCAAACAGGATAAGGAGGATATATTCGAACGACAGCTCTCCTTTATATTCCAGGCCCAAATTGATAAGGTCGTTGTGTGGGTGAATGAAAAACGATAGTATGACACTTCCAAAAACGAGCGCCAACGAAAACCAGTATAAATAATTCGGCTTTTTCCCAAGAAGGGCAAAGACAAAATTAAGAAATAAAAAGCCCAGGGGGATGAAAAAGGGAGTGATAAGACATTTCACGATAGTTTCAAGAGTCGGTGTGAGGGGAGTATAGAGCAGAAAATGGATAATACCGATAAAAAAAGCAAAGAATGCAAAGAGAAGAAAAGCCTTGCTAACCGGAGTTTTTCGTCGTTGACCGTAGATATAGGCAAAAATAAACAGATTTGCCAGGGCGGGCAGAAGGGGTATGAGCGTATGGAAAGTAATCATGCTATTACCCAATAATTCAAGGGGTTATCGTTTCCGGTGTAGTAATATTGCTCTCATAATCAGGCCGGCGTCGTTATCGAATACAAAATATACATTGATTCAACACCTTTCCCGGGGAATTATTTAAATTTTTAATTAAAATATTAAATTCATGGATTTACCACTACCATCGATAAGTATTTTTACAGGAGTAATAGTTAGTATCCTCTATCCGGTTATTCTGGAGGTTTTATGAAAAAAGCACTTGGAATGCTTCTTCTTGCTCTGGCCTGTTCGCTTTCGGCTGCACCGTCCCTGGGCGTCGATTTCTATCTCAACGTCCGGGACAATGGCGACACCGATGCTGATCTCGAGATTATTCCATCGTTGATACTCATGCCCTCAAGTCGTTTTGAGGTTGTCCCCAAAGCCGGATTCAATGTGGATATGGATGAGCACGGTACGGAATTCGGCATTCTTGGAGGATGTGGTTTTTATTTTCATCTTATCGAATCCAAACCCTTTGTACTCTCATTCGGCCCAGATTTTTTTATTCCTTTTGGTTTTGGTGATGATCTTTTTAAAAGCGGCATTTTTATGGGTGCACCGGTTAATGTGGACCTTTATCTGCACAGGAGGTTTTTTCTCAGAGCTGGATTACGGGTAATATCCTTTGGAATCGATATAACCAGCCAAAATGATGAAACCGATGTGCACACGGATTTTACGATCGATTCGGTTCTGGAGCCGCTGGTGGCATTTTATTTCGAATTGTGAGATTGGAGAGGGATTGATATATCGATAGTAGGGGCGGAAAAAAAATGGGAGTGGGCTACACCCCGGCTTACCGGATGCTAGATTTTCCCCAATCCGTCTTTTTCAACCCAGCCCGATACGCCGTTGGGAAGACTGACCAGTGCCCAGTCGCCCAGCTCTTTACGTATGTGGAATTTGATGCCTTCGTGGGCAGTAAAAAGCACCTTTGATCCCTTGGGCTGATTAAGAGCATCAACAGATCGGTCAAGAACAATCGCGTAGGTGACCTTTTCGGCCTGATAGATTTTATATCCGGTTGAAATACCGGTGATAAGGGCAATTATTATCAGCAATGACGACAAATAAATAATCCACAAGCGGATATTGTGGGAAACAAATAACCCCAGGGCAAAAAGAATACTGAGAAGCAGGAGAATCCAGAATATAAGCCATAACTGGACGTTGAGTGAGAGCGCCGTATGAAGCCGCCAGAGGACGGTTTCGAGAAATCCCCGTTCGGGTTCAGGCGCCCGGTCGATAATATTGGCTGTTGCAAACTTGATGTTTGTGGTGATATCCGGATCGCCTGGTGACAGCTTGTGAGCTTTTTCATAATACAAAATGGCTTCACCCAGTTGACGGAGACGAAAATAGGCGTTTCCCAAATTGTAATAAACATCACTGTTACTGATTCCCGACTCAATAATTTTTTCGTAGTATACTGCCGCACTGTCATAATTTTTCTGCTCGTAGAACGAGTTTGCCTTTTGCACCCATCGTTCAACCGGTGCGGCATAACTGTTGGCAGCACAAAAGAGAGCCAGAATAAGGAAAACTCTTTGTACCACGCTATTTTTCTTTCCCTTCTTTGCCCGGGCTGAAGATTTTTCCAGCTCTTCAATAAATTGTCGTGTCTTTTCTATCATACTGTTTTTCGCATTGTCATCAAGTGAACCACCGCCAAAACGGTATTCGTCCAGAGATGAGATAAAGCTCGTCAAGTTATCGACAATCTCGGAGTTGATACCGCGATTTATCAGTTCGGCTCGAAGTTCGTCGAGCATTTTTCCCGTAGCGGGAAAACCGAATTTATGGGATATATACCGTTCGATTATCCCGGCAATCTTTCCCAGCACCTCGGCGTTGGAAAGCGATCCCGACGTTTGGGATACTTTTTGCAATTCTTTGTGTGCTGTGCGAAGCGCTTTCTGTTTAAGGTTACCGGCGACGTTTTT is part of the Chitinivibrionales bacterium genome and encodes:
- a CDS encoding response regulator, yielding MITFHTLIPLLPALANLFIFAYIYGQRRKTPVSKAFLLFAFFAFFIGIIHFLLYTPLTPTLETIVKCLITPFFIPLGFLFLNFVFALLGKKPNYLYWFSLALVFGSVILSFFIHPHNDLINLGLEYKGELSFEYILLILFAVEIPGLYALFLCYFFMRKNRGTLFGKQLGLLFIGALLSSFWGIFFVIILPSLFNVPRALHYSSLSILIQIYFIYHAVSKYHLLSANIEQLEQSFSVLFEDIDDAILLLDPRGDVLQANSSACSLFGESKDKITVRLLQERIKGYEFNRQYRNEPFILWKDTTSGHLLLSQTEIATKGRKLGIIMLVRDISEQIKTEQELQKAQNLEALGQLTGGIAHDFNNFLGGITASFSLALMELHDNPEIEEILRQGEKAALDASSLTKQLLAFAKGGMPINESFQIGDIVREACVFAARGSKAKLVFDFPQQELTVKADKGQLTQVFQNLTLNSVQAMPEGGVVRVKIRSRHVQENSVLNLPAGPYVEIMIEDEGEGIPEEFIDKVFEPYFTTKKQACGLGLSMAHSILINHGGSIFVSSESGVGAVFTVYIPEEGMEKQLDQLHKTERATGNERRILVMEDDHVIRNILKKILERFGYKVDAAINGEEALGIYNKRKEGNEQYYVVLADLTIPGGMGGVKLAEELHKIDPDLKIIICSGYAENEEIAQYRKFGFFAAIRKPYSLEKLRAALDSVSE